The Cervus elaphus chromosome 32, mCerEla1.1, whole genome shotgun sequence genome window below encodes:
- the DUSP26 gene encoding dual specificity protein phosphatase 26: MLIRQPVCQARPRRRRSHGRGAACACDPPPGLRPAPPPELPPGHPPRLTSRTPVAARPPAASKMCPGNWLWASVTFMARFSRSGSRSPVRVRGALEEPPAVQHPFLNVFELERLLYTGKTACNHADEVWPGLYLGDQEIANNHRELRRLGITHVLNASHSRWRGTPEAYEGLGIRYLGVEAHDSPAFDMSVHFQAAADFIHRALSQPGGRILVHCAVGVSRSATLVLAYLMLYHRLTLVEAIKKVKDHRGIIPNRGFLRQLLALDRRLRQGLEA; this comes from the exons ATGCTAATCCGTCAACCGGTCTGCCAAGCCAGACCGAGGCGGCGGCGGAGTCATGGCCGTGGGGCTGCCTGCGCCTGCGATCCGCCTCCGGGACTGAGACCCGCGCCGCCTCCCGAG CTGCCACCTGGACACCCGCCCCGCCTCACCTCGCGCACCCCGGTGGCTGCCAGGCCTCCTGCCGCCTCTAAGATGTGTCCCGGCAACTGGCTCTGGGCTTCGGTGACATTCATGGCCCGCTTCTCCCGGAGCGGCTCGAGGTCTCCCGTCCGCGTGAGAGGCGCCCTGGAGGAGCCGCCCGCTGTCCAGCACCCCTTCCTCAACGTCTTCGAGTTGGAGAGGCTGCTCTACACGGGCAAGACCGCCTGTAACCACGCCGACGAGGTCTGGCCAGGCCTCTACCTCGGAGACCA GGAAATAGCCAACAACCACCGTGAGCTGCGTCGCCTGGGCATCACGCACGTCCTCAACGCTTCTCACAGCCGGTGGCGAGGGACGCCCGAAGCCTACGAGGGGCTGGGCATCCGCTACCTGGGTGTCGAGGCCCACGACTCGCCGGCCTTCGACATGAGCGTCCACTTCCAGGCGGCCGCCGACTTCATCCACCGGGCGCTGAGCCAGCCAGGAG GGAGGATCCTGGTGCACTGCGCCGTGGGAGTGAGCCGCTCGGCCACCCTGGTGCTGGCCTACCTCATGCTGTACCACCGCCTCACCCTCGTGGAGGCCATCAAGAAAGTCAAGGACCACCGAGGCATCATCCCCAACCGGGGCTTCTTGAGGCAGCTCCTGGCCTTGGACCGCAGGCTGCGGCAGGGGCTGGAGGCatga